GATGGCCGGATTCTCCACGGCAACTGCAGTCACCCATATCTCGGGTCGTGGTGTCGGCATGGATGTGGTACATAATGAAGTGCGCCAGCTTGGCGGCTCCATGTCTGTCGATACCAAGGCAGGCGAAGGCACAACATTTATTATTGCACTGCCTTTGACCCTGTCTATTATGCAGGCGCTGATGGTAAAAGCAGGCGAACAGTTGTACGCGGTACCGCTTTCTGCCGTTATTAACCTGGTTGAACTGCCGGCGAAGGACATCAAGGGTTTGTCAGTCGGTGACAACCCGCTGCTTAATTATCGCGACCAGGTATTCCCTTTCATGCATCTTGGCGAGCGCCTTGGCGTGTCGTCCGCCAATAACAGGGGCAAAAAAGTTCCGATCCTGCTGGCCAGAAGCGGGCCGCGGGAAGTGGCGATTGAAGTGGACGGGCTGGGCGGTACCCGTGAAATCGTAATCAAGGGAGTTGGTCGACAGGTGGGAGAAGTCCAGGGAATTGGTGGTGCCACTATTCTTGGTGACGGTAGCGTCGTCTTGATCCTGGATATTCCCGGGCTGTGGCTGCATGAAGAAGGCTTGCACGTTGCAGAAAAAGCTCATGCCACGGTTTCACGTACCAGCGCCCCGGCTGCCGATGTTGTTCCGGAAGCTGCCGATATTGCAGATGACGTGATCACAGCGCCGACAAGTGTACCGTCGGTAACACCTGAGCCGCGACCATCCACGGAAAAACGACCACCAATCGTGATGGTGGTGGATGACTCGCTCACGGTAAGAAAGATTACTTCCCGGCATTTGCACAAACGCGGCATGGAAGTACACACGGCAAAAGACGGCCTTGACGCAGTTGAACAGTTACGTGAAATCGTGCCAGATGTCATGCTGGTAGATATTGAAATGCCGCGCATGGACGGCTACGAATTGACGTCCCGTATTCGAGCGGAATCCGGGCTGAAGCACATACCTATTATAATGATCACGTCCCGCGCCGGCGCCAAGCACAAGGAAAAAGCGTTGAGCCTGGGTGTTGATATTTATATGAGTAAGCCGTACCAGGAAGACACTTTGCTGGCGAACATCGAGCAAATGCTGAATTATCGCCATGAAGACAATGTTTCGTAACGTGCGAACCAGTCTGATGTCTGGGAACAGCAAACAAGGGGAAGATAAATGGCCCAATTTCTGAAGGTAACAGTCGGAAATTCTGTATACCTGTTACCGGGAAAAGCCAGCCTGGGTATCGTGCAAAAGGACAAACTGATGCTTAATGGTGCCGGCGGAAACATCGTCGGCTGGAAACAGGATGCATCTGGTCGTTGGCCAGCATATGCCCTGACCGAAGACTGGGCGGTCGATTCATCAGCTTCGTGGGAGCGCGCCGTGTTTATACCGGGTTCTCCATCGCCAATTGGTATCGGCGCCAACACGGTTGAAATGATGACTAATGTTGATATTGAGCCACAACAGTTCACGCCGGCTGGCCCGGCGCCGTCCCGGTTTGGTCATCTGTTTAATGCGGTCTGGGTCGATGATGGTGTGACACACCTGGTGATTAATCCACCCGGGGTTGCCGGTTACCTGTCTACCGTGGGTGGATCATCATGAGTAACGCATCAGCACTTAGGCAGTCTTTGCATGTACTGGAAATACCTACTGCAGGGCATCCAATACTGGTACCCAGTGCCTGTGTAGCCGAAGTGGTCAATATCGGAACCGTCACGCGAGCACCACAAGCACCTTCCTGGTGCATGGGAATTGTTGGCTGGCGCCTGCAAGGCGTACCGATAATATCGTTTGAGGAATTGACCGGTCAGCCCACTGGCGGTATTGCTACTCGGGGCAAGTTGATTGTCTTTTTCCCGTTTCCCGGGCAACCGAAGCACCAGTTTTTTGCCATCATGAGTACATCCGAGCCGCAACCGCACACGTTGAACGCAGCCGATGCTGTGTCGGTGACTTCCCCGGTTCAGTCGACCTATGTTGCCGCGTCAATCAACCTTAAAGGCACGTCTGTACTTATCCCCAATTGGGATACATTGGGTGCCGTTGTATTTCCCAAGATGGTGTAAACCAGTGGTCGGCAATAGGTCGATTGATCTATTGCTCAGTATCCCCAGTAACTGGCCAGAAGCTCCCGGTATCCATCGTAGTCTGACGCATCACCGGCAATCAGTTGATTCAATCCCGCTTGTTCCAGTGCAAATCTGCCCGCAGAGGAATCTGCTGCAAACAGTAATGCGCGCTGGACCTGGCGAAAAATGACCGGGTCCAGATCGCGTGATGCAGTAATGGCGCGTGCCGCGACCGGCTCGGTGATGGCCAGGATGCGATAACCCTGGCTGATTTCGAGCAAGTCTGACGCCAGTGAAGTTGGCAGCATGAGTGCCGCAACTTTGTCTTGGTCCAGCAGTTCAAGCCCGTCCTGGTAATCAGAGATAGGGTAAATCCTTGGCTGCCGCGCCGGGTCGGGCAGCATGGCATGAAGCCGGGTGGCATCCAGGCTAGGTATATCGCGCACGGCTACGGGTTTGCCGGCAAATTTATGTAGCGGAGTGTTATCGGTCGATCGGGTAATGAGCGCCAGACTGCTGCTGCCAGTCTCCTTGGCCAACAGGCGGTTGCCGAGTTTTGTCAGACGATAGTCAGAAAAATGCGCGGCATCAATGGCTATCTCCCTGGACGAAGCGACACGCACAGACGTCCAGTGAAACAGGAAATTGTGTGACGTGCGAACCCGGTACCGGTATCCGGTGCGGGCTTCCAGGTAATCCGCCAATGCCTGAAAACGTAGCGCAGAATCAGCCTCATTTTTTCCCATGGGCGGCACCACCATGGTGATGGGATCTGTTGCATCGAGTGGATTTTTGCCCGGAATCGTGTCCTGATGGCGCGAGGCTGAGCCGGTAGCGCAACTGCCAAACAGCATCACAATCGCCGCTGGCAGTATCAGTCGCCGGTAAGCAAGAAAAAATAAGGTTTTTTGACGATGGGGTCGGTTCATGAATTCAGGCTTTCGTTCGGTTGTTCGTGGGCGTTTGGAGTCTAGAACAGAGGATGCACAGACTGTGCCAGAACAAACTGGGAAAACATGCGTAAAACGGTACAATGCGGCACCGTAAAAACTGTTTTCGTGAGTTTCCTGATGCTTGATGCTCTTCAATATATCTCGCAACTCGTGCCGCGACTGGCCAGCGAAGAACTCATGGACCGATTTAACCGGGTGCAGGTCGAGCAGAAAAAGGACGGCAGCCTCGTAACCGATGCAGATGCGGCAATGCAGGCGCGCATATGTACGGAACTGCAAGAAAAGTGGCCTGAAATCAGCATATTGGGTGAAGAGATGCCGGCCAGCGAGCAGTCCAGGCTACTGGCTACTGGCAAGCCTATCTGGTGCCTCGATCCGCTTGATGGCACGACCAATTTCGCCGCAGGCATGCCGATTTTTTCGGTATCGCTGGCGTTAATCGAGAATAATCAGCCGCTTCTTGCCCTGGTTTACGATCCAGTGAGAAAAGAATGCTTCACCGCCATGGCCGGAAAAGGCGCCTGGTTGAATGGCGTGCCGCTGTGCGTCAGCCCCTGGACACGGGGGCTGCCGGAAGCGGTGGCAATGGTGGATTTCAAACGCCTCAGCGCCGAGGAAGCCACGGCGCTGGTTGTCGATCCCCCGTTTCGCTCCCAGCGGAATTTGGGAACCTCTGCTCTGGAGTGGGCCTGGCTGGCTGCCGGGCGGTTCCAGTTGTACCTGCACGGCGGGCAAAAACTATGGGATCGCGCGGCGGGTTCATTGATTGCCCGGGAGGCGGGTGTTAGTGCACGTACACCAGGTGGAGATCCGATTTTCGTCGATAAATTGACGTCCTGCCCTATTCTGGCGGCGTGTGATGACGCGCTGTGGACAGAGTGGCACGGCTATTTGAATACCATTTAAAACAATTTTTCCGATAAAAGACACTTATAGCGCCCAAAATACGAGAAATGGACGGCATTTCCACTATTGCGGCCACGGGCAGGGTGAGAGAGAATACGCGCCTATTTTTGGACACTGAATCCGGATACAGCCAGGCAAGGGCGGCCGTATTCGCAATTAATCGTCGCCATAATTTTTGTTGCCCGGCTTCCATTACAGCCGGCAGGGATCAGATTTACCCGATAACCCGGTAGCGGTTTCGGTGAGCAAATTTAAATCTTGTTAAAGGGGTAAAACATGTCAAAAGCAGCAGCGCCAAGTCGTCGTGAAATGGCTAATGCCATTCGGGCCCTGAGTATGGATGCGGTTCAGAAGGCCAACTCCGGACACCCGGGTGCGCCGATGGGCATGGCGGATATCGCCGAAGTCCTGTGGAACGACCACATGACCCACAACCCGGCCAATCCGAAGTGGCCGAACCGCGACCGCTTCATTCTGTCCAACGGTCATGGCTCCATGCTGATTTACTCGCTGTTGCACCTGACCGGTTACGACCTGTCAATTGACGACCTGAAGAATTTCCGCCAACTGCATTCCAAGACCCCGGGCCACCCGGAATACGGCTATGCGCCGGGCGTGGAAACCACCACCGGCCCCCTGGGCCAGGGTATTACCAACGCTGTAGGCATGGCGATTGCTGAAAAAGCACTGGCAGGCCAGTTCAACCAGAAGGGCCACAATATTGTTGATCACAATACCTGGGTGTTCATGGGCGATGGTTGCCTGATGGAAGGTATTTCGCACGAAGCCTGCTCACTGGCCGGTACCCTGGGCCTGGGCAAGTTGATCGCGTTCTGGGATGACAACGGCATCTCCATCGACGGTCACGTTGAAGGCTGGTTCACTGATGACACACCGAAGCGCTTTGAATCCTACGGTTGGCACGTGATTCCAGGCGTGGACGGCCATGACTCTGCGGCTATTGAAAAGGCTATCGAGCAGGCCAAGGCCATGACCGACAAGCCGACCCTGATTTGCTGCAAGACCACTATCGGGTTTGGTTCACCGAACAAGGCCGGTTCGCACGCCTGTCATGGCGCGCCGCTGGGCGAAGAAGAGATCAACCTGACCAAGGCAGCACTGGGCTGGGATCATGGAGCGTTTGAAGTACCGGCCAATGTTTACAATGGCTGGGACGCCAAGGATGCCGGCGCCAAGGCCGAACAGGCCTGGAACGACAAGTTTGCCGCCTACAAGGCAGAGCACCCTGAGCTGGCCGCCGAATTTGAACGCCGCATGAACGGTGACTTGCCTGCAGACTGGGCCAAGACCTCGGCTGGTTATATCGCCAGCGTTAATGCCGCGGCCAAGACCGTGGCTACGCGCAAGGCGTCCCTGGCCTGTATCGAAGCGTTTTCACCGGCGCTGCCGGAACTGTTCGGTGGTTCCGCTGACCTTGGTTGCTCCAACCTGACCGAATGGTCCGGCTACAAGCCGATGGATGCCAACGAAGTCGCCAACTATGTCCGCTATGGCGTGCGTGAATTCGGTATGTCTGCCATTATGAACGGAATTGCCCTGCACGGTGGCCTGATTCCGTTTGGCGCAACCTTCCTGATGTTCTCTGAATACGCGCGTAACGCCCTGCGTATGGCTGCGTTGATGAAACAGCGCTCCATCTTTGTTTATACCCACGATTCCATCGGTTTGGGTGAAGATGGTCCGACGCATCAACCCGTTGAACAGATTCCGACCATGCGCATGATTCCCAACATGGCGTTGTGGCGTCCATGTGATGCGGTTGAAGCGGCTGTTGCCTGGTCAAAAGCCATCGAACGTCGCGACGGTCCGACCTGCCTGATTTTCTCGCGCCAGGATTTGCCACACCAGGTTCGCAGTGATGCCCAGATCGCCGACATCGCCAAGGGCGGTTACATCCTGAAGGACTGTGACGGCACACCTGATGCCATCATTATCGGTACCGGTTCCGAAGTTCAGCTTGCCACGGGCGCAGCTGAAGCCATGTCCGGCAAAAAGGTTCGCGTGGTATCCATGCCTTCTGTTGACGCATTTGAAGCCCAGGACGACAGCTATCGCAGCAACGTACTGCCAAAGGGCGTTCCGACTGTAGCTGTTGAAGCGGCCGTTGAAGCCGGCTGGTACAAGTATGCTGACAAGGTTGTGGGAATCAATCGCTTCGGTGAATCCGCGCCTGACAAGGTACTGTTCAAGGAATTTGGCTTCACCGTTGAAAACGTCGCGAACGCCGTTGAATCAGTTTTGTAATTCAAGAAATTTTGAGAACCTTTAAGGGGAGATAAACAATGACTATTAAAGTCGGTATTAATGGATTCGGCCGTATCGGCCGCATGGTATTCCGCGCTGTATACAACGAATTCAACGACATCGAAATCGTTGGTATCAATGACCTGCTGGACGCTGATTACCTGGCGTACATGCTGAAGTATGACTCTGTTCACGGCCGTTTCAAGGGCACCGTTGAAGGTGGCGATGGCTGCATGATCGTCGATGGCAAGAAGATTCGCCTGACTGCTGAGCGCGACCCGGCCAACCTGAAGTGGAGCGACGTTGGTGCGGATATCGTTATCGATTCCACCGGCTTCTTCCTGACTGAAGAAGGTTGCCAGAAGCACATTGATGCTGGCGCCAAGAAAGTGGTTATGTCCGCTCCTTCCAAGGACGGCACGCCGATGTTTGTTTACGGCGTAAACCATGAAACCTACGCAGGTCAGGCAATTGTTTCCGCTGCTTCATGCACCACCAACTGCCTGGCGCCTGTCGCCAAGGTTCTGAACGACAACTGGGGTATCAAGCGCGGCCTGATGTCTACCGTTCACGCTGCTACCGCTACCCAGAAAACTGTTGATGGCCCTTCTTCAAAGGACTGGCGCGGTGGTCGTGGCATTCTGGAAAACATCATCCCTTCTTCCACTGGTGCTGCCAAGGCAGTAGGTGTTGTTCTGCCTGAGCTGAATGGCAAGCTGACCGGTATGGCGTTCCGTGTGCCGACTTCTGACGTTTCAGTTGTTGACCTGACTGTTGAGCTGGAAAAGCCGGCCAAGTACGCTGATATCTGCGCGGCCATGAAGAAGGCTTCCGAAACCAAGGGCATCGGCGATACCCTGGGTTACACCGACGAGAAAGTGGTTTCTACTGACTTCCGTGGTGTTGGCTACTCTTCAATCTTTGATGCCGAAGCCGGTATTGCCCTGGATGACACCTTTGTCAAGGTTGTCAGCTGGTACGATAATGAGTATGGCTATACGTGTAATATGATGAGGTTTGTCCAGCACGTAGCCGCGAATTAAGCGGATCTTTTGCACGCTGAGGGTGTTGCGGCACGAGTTTTAATTGCTCATGTACGCGCATGTACACTGCGCATTAAAACTCGCACCGCGCCTACTCAGCGCACAAAATTTCTCGCTTAATTTATTGCCGGGAGTTGAGCAGGACTATTTCTTGCTTTTTTGGCCGGGAATGAAACGAGCAGAAAAGAAAATTGATTGGCCCGGGGTGACAACAGCCCGGACTGATTGATTACCAAGCATTGAGAATCATTTGCCAAGTTGTTGGTCAAAATTTGCCAAATAATTCTTTATCTATCTGGAGTTGTGAAATGTCTTTCATCAAACTGACTGATCTTGATCTGGCTGGCAAGCGTGTACTGATTCGTGCCGACCTGAATGTTCCTGTCAAAGACGGCAAGGTAACTTCCGATGCCCGTATTACCGCATCCATGCCGACTATCGAGCACTGCATGAAAGCCGGCGCAAGAGTCATGGTGATGTCACACCGTGGACGTCCTGAAGAAGGCAAGGCCGACGAAGAAAATTCCATGGCCCCGATTGCCGCCGATATGTCCGCCAAGCTGGGTCGTGACGTTCGCCTGGTCAAGGACTACATCAATGGTGGTTTTGAAGTAGCTGAAGGCGAATGCGTACTGCTGGAAAATGTCCGTTTCAATGCCGGTGAAAAGAAAGACAACGAAGAGCTGGCAAAAAAATACGCCGCGCTGTGCGACATATTTGTCATGGACGCTTTCGGGACCGCCCATCGCGCCCAGGCTTCTACCCACGGTGCCGGAAAGTTTGCACCGACTGCCTGCGCCGGTTTGTTGCTGGCAGAAGAACTGGACGCGCTGGCCAAGGCCCTGGCTAACCCGGCAAGACCGATGGTAGCCATTGTTGGTGGCTCCAAGGTTTCAACCAAGCTGACCGTACTGGAAGCCCTGTCCGAGAAAGTTGACCAGATGGTTGTCGGTGGCGGTATTGCCAATACGTTCCTGAAAGCGGCCGGTCACCCGGTTGGCAAGTCACTGTGTGAAGTCGACCTGGTGGACACTGCCAAGGGCCTGATGGAAAAAATGAATGCGCGCGGCGCATCTATTCCAATTGCAACTGATGTTGTCGTTGGCAAGAACTTCGATGAAAACGAACCGGCTGTTCTGAAAAAGGCCGATGAAGTTGCGGATGACGAAATGATTTTTGATATTGGTCCTGATTCAGCGAAAGAACTGGCAGATATAATTGCCAAGGCCGGCACCATTGTCTGGAACGGCCCTGTCGGCGTATTCGAGTTTGATCAGTTCGGTGAAGGTACCAAAACTGTTTCCATGGCAATTGCCAATGCCGATGGTTTCAGTCTCGCCGGCGGCGGTGACACCATTGCCGCCATCCAGAAATACAACATCTATGACAAGGTGTCGTATATATCAACAGCCGGTGGCGCATTCCTGGAGTACCTGGAAGGCAAAACTTTGCCGGCAGTTGCCATGCTGGAAGAGCGCGCCAAGGGCTAAACTACAATCACGGGCCGCGGCGGCATGCCTGCAGTCCGTGTTGGGGAATTTATGTTAAGACGTACAAAAATAGTCGCCACCATCGGTCCGGCCAGCGAAGATCCGCAGATCCTCGACAAGCTGATCGAGGCCGGCGTTGACGTGGTGCGCCTGAACTTCTCGCACGACAAACCGGAAGTACACATGCGTCGCGCCGAAGAGATGCGTGACCGCGCCAAGGCTCATGGCCGTGAAGTCGGTGTTCTGGCCGACATGCAAGGGCCAAAAATCCGTATCGGCAGGTTCAGGGACAAGAAAATCATCCTGAAAGAGGGTGCGACTTTTGTACTTGATGCAGATATGGATATCGAGGCCGGCACCGAGGAAGCGGTCGGGCTCGACTACAAGGAATTGCCTAACGACGTTCAGCGCGGTGACAACCTGTTGCTGGATGACGGTAGAATTATCTTGTGGGTCGACAAGGTTGAAGGTGCGCGGGTTTGCTGCAAGGTTGTCATTGGTGGAGACCTGTCAAACAACAAGGGCATCAACAAGCAAGGCGGCGGTCTTTCCGCAAAGGCGCTTACTGACAAGGATCGCCGGGACATCAAGACTGCAGCTGAGCTGAAGGCCGATTACGTCGCCATTTCATTTCCGCGTGATGCCGATGATGTTCGTGAGGCGCGTGACTTGTTGCGCGCAGCCGGCGGTCATGGCGGTATTGTTGCCAAGATAGAACGTACCGAGGCCCTGGACAACATCGAAGAAATTATTCGTGAAGCCGATGCCATCATGATTGCCCGTGGCGACCTGGGCGTGGAAATCGGTGACGCGGCGTTGCCACCGATCCAGAAAAAACTGATCAAGCTTGCTCGCACCATGAACAAGGTGGTGATCACGGCAACCCAGATGATGGAGTCGATGATCGAAAATGCCATGCCGACGCGTGCCGAGGTATCTGATGTTGCCAATGCGGTAATCGATGGCACTGATGCGGTGATGCTGTCTGCGGAAACCGCGGCCGGCAAGCATCCGGTAGCGGCAGTC
Above is a window of Gammaproteobacteria bacterium DNA encoding:
- a CDS encoding chemotaxis protein CheW translates to MSNASALRQSLHVLEIPTAGHPILVPSACVAEVVNIGTVTRAPQAPSWCMGIVGWRLQGVPIISFEELTGQPTGGIATRGKLIVFFPFPGQPKHQFFAIMSTSEPQPHTLNAADAVSVTSPVQSTYVAASINLKGTSVLIPNWDTLGAVVFPKMV
- a CDS encoding phosphate/phosphite/phosphonate ABC transporter substrate-binding protein, whose protein sequence is MNRPHRQKTLFFLAYRRLILPAAIVMLFGSCATGSASRHQDTIPGKNPLDATDPITMVVPPMGKNEADSALRFQALADYLEARTGYRYRVRTSHNFLFHWTSVRVASSREIAIDAAHFSDYRLTKLGNRLLAKETGSSSLALITRSTDNTPLHKFAGKPVAVRDIPSLDATRLHAMLPDPARQPRIYPISDYQDGLELLDQDKVAALMLPTSLASDLLEISQGYRILAITEPVAARAITASRDLDPVIFRQVQRALLFAADSSAGRFALEQAGLNQLIAGDASDYDGYRELLASYWGY
- a CDS encoding inositol monophosphatase family protein, translated to MRKTVQCGTVKTVFVSFLMLDALQYISQLVPRLASEELMDRFNRVQVEQKKDGSLVTDADAAMQARICTELQEKWPEISILGEEMPASEQSRLLATGKPIWCLDPLDGTTNFAAGMPIFSVSLALIENNQPLLALVYDPVRKECFTAMAGKGAWLNGVPLCVSPWTRGLPEAVAMVDFKRLSAEEATALVVDPPFRSQRNLGTSALEWAWLAAGRFQLYLHGGQKLWDRAAGSLIAREAGVSARTPGGDPIFVDKLTSCPILAACDDALWTEWHGYLNTI
- the tkt gene encoding transketolase; protein product: MSKAAAPSRREMANAIRALSMDAVQKANSGHPGAPMGMADIAEVLWNDHMTHNPANPKWPNRDRFILSNGHGSMLIYSLLHLTGYDLSIDDLKNFRQLHSKTPGHPEYGYAPGVETTTGPLGQGITNAVGMAIAEKALAGQFNQKGHNIVDHNTWVFMGDGCLMEGISHEACSLAGTLGLGKLIAFWDDNGISIDGHVEGWFTDDTPKRFESYGWHVIPGVDGHDSAAIEKAIEQAKAMTDKPTLICCKTTIGFGSPNKAGSHACHGAPLGEEEINLTKAALGWDHGAFEVPANVYNGWDAKDAGAKAEQAWNDKFAAYKAEHPELAAEFERRMNGDLPADWAKTSAGYIASVNAAAKTVATRKASLACIEAFSPALPELFGGSADLGCSNLTEWSGYKPMDANEVANYVRYGVREFGMSAIMNGIALHGGLIPFGATFLMFSEYARNALRMAALMKQRSIFVYTHDSIGLGEDGPTHQPVEQIPTMRMIPNMALWRPCDAVEAAVAWSKAIERRDGPTCLIFSRQDLPHQVRSDAQIADIAKGGYILKDCDGTPDAIIIGTGSEVQLATGAAEAMSGKKVRVVSMPSVDAFEAQDDSYRSNVLPKGVPTVAVEAAVEAGWYKYADKVVGINRFGESAPDKVLFKEFGFTVENVANAVESVL
- the gap gene encoding type I glyceraldehyde-3-phosphate dehydrogenase, whose translation is MTIKVGINGFGRIGRMVFRAVYNEFNDIEIVGINDLLDADYLAYMLKYDSVHGRFKGTVEGGDGCMIVDGKKIRLTAERDPANLKWSDVGADIVIDSTGFFLTEEGCQKHIDAGAKKVVMSAPSKDGTPMFVYGVNHETYAGQAIVSAASCTTNCLAPVAKVLNDNWGIKRGLMSTVHAATATQKTVDGPSSKDWRGGRGILENIIPSSTGAAKAVGVVLPELNGKLTGMAFRVPTSDVSVVDLTVELEKPAKYADICAAMKKASETKGIGDTLGYTDEKVVSTDFRGVGYSSIFDAEAGIALDDTFVKVVSWYDNEYGYTCNMMRFVQHVAAN
- a CDS encoding phosphoglycerate kinase, whose protein sequence is MSFIKLTDLDLAGKRVLIRADLNVPVKDGKVTSDARITASMPTIEHCMKAGARVMVMSHRGRPEEGKADEENSMAPIAADMSAKLGRDVRLVKDYINGGFEVAEGECVLLENVRFNAGEKKDNEELAKKYAALCDIFVMDAFGTAHRAQASTHGAGKFAPTACAGLLLAEELDALAKALANPARPMVAIVGGSKVSTKLTVLEALSEKVDQMVVGGGIANTFLKAAGHPVGKSLCEVDLVDTAKGLMEKMNARGASIPIATDVVVGKNFDENEPAVLKKADEVADDEMIFDIGPDSAKELADIIAKAGTIVWNGPVGVFEFDQFGEGTKTVSMAIANADGFSLAGGGDTIAAIQKYNIYDKVSYISTAGGAFLEYLEGKTLPAVAMLEERAKG
- the pyk gene encoding pyruvate kinase translates to MLRRTKIVATIGPASEDPQILDKLIEAGVDVVRLNFSHDKPEVHMRRAEEMRDRAKAHGREVGVLADMQGPKIRIGRFRDKKIILKEGATFVLDADMDIEAGTEEAVGLDYKELPNDVQRGDNLLLDDGRIILWVDKVEGARVCCKVVIGGDLSNNKGINKQGGGLSAKALTDKDRRDIKTAAELKADYVAISFPRDADDVREARDLLRAAGGHGGIVAKIERTEALDNIEEIIREADAIMIARGDLGVEIGDAALPPIQKKLIKLARTMNKVVITATQMMESMIENAMPTRAEVSDVANAVIDGTDAVMLSAETAAGKHPVAAVAAMDRVCKVAEQTREVKSSTHRMEVSFQYIDEAIAMSTMYAANHLPVRAIASLTESGSTAQWMSRISSGVPIYALTPHEATRRKVCLYRGVYPVSFQLTCNDPAVVMQEAVDELRRRGAVREGEVVILTIGEPLAKPGGTNTMKIVQVGDHHD